GGACGGTGCGCGAGGATTCCTTTCCTTTCACGCCTGCCCAGTTTCAGGCTGCCGTGCGGGATCTTCGGGAGTTGAGCGAGCGGTGGGCGCGCACGCCCGCCGGCGGCGTCCTCGACGTGGAGTGGCCGGACGAGCTCATCACCCGCAATCGCGCCCGATCAGGGCGCCGGTCATGACGTCTGGCGCGACGGCCGCCTGAGTACGCCGACGGTTGACGCAATCATCTGGTTGCTATAAAGTAGCAACCGAGCGATTGCTACAGGCTGGAGGCCGGCATGGGTTTTCCTGATCGGATCGAGCGCACGCTGCAGGTCGCCCACCCGCCGGAGAAGGTATGGGCGGCGCTCACCACGGCCGAGGGGCTCGGCGCCTGGCTGGGCAATGACGCGACGATCGAGCTTCGTCCGGGCGGGTCCGCCCGGATGAGATGGACCGACGGGCACGCCGTCGCCATGCGGGTGGAACGGGTCGAGGAGCCGACGGTATTCGGGTTCACCTGGCAGATCAGCAGCCTGCCCGAGGAGGATCCGCGCCGTACCTACGTCGAATTCACGCTCGAACCGGACGGTGCGGGCACCCGGCTGACGGTGGTCGAGGCCGGCTTCGCGCAACTGCCGGAAGACACCCATCGCGAGGTGTACGACTCCCACACCGAGGGTTGGCCGAGGGAGCTCGCCGAACTGGTCGACTACCTCGATGCCGCCTGACATCGAGGCGGTCGCCGAGCAGGTCTTCACCGCCCTGGCCGATCCGACCCGACGCGCCATCCTGGCCGCGCTGGCCGCAC
This region of Mycobacteriales bacterium genomic DNA includes:
- a CDS encoding SRPBCC domain-containing protein, translated to MGFPDRIERTLQVAHPPEKVWAALTTAEGLGAWLGNDATIELRPGGSARMRWTDGHAVAMRVERVEEPTVFGFTWQISSLPEEDPRRTYVEFTLEPDGAGTRLTVVEAGFAQLPEDTHREVYDSHTEGWPRELAELVDYLDAA